TTCTCGCCGGCCACCCACTGCGTGTAGTCGGCCGCGGACAGCACCTTCACGTGGATGGGCATGTAGGCATGCTCCTTGCCGCAAAGCTCGGCGCACTGGCCGTAGTAATCGCCCACCTTCTCCGCGCGGAACCACGTATCGCGCACGAAGCCCGGGATCGCGTCCTGCTTGATGCCGAAGGCCGGCACCATGAACGAATGGATCACGTCGTTGGCCGTGGTGATGACGCGCACCTTCTTGCCCACGGGCACGACCAGGGGGTTGTCCACCTTGAGCAGGTAGTCCACCGGCGCATTGGCGACCTTGCCGCTGTCGGAGAGCCGGCGGTGGCTGCTGTCGAGCGTGGAGATGTAGGCCAGCCCCTGCCCTTCGCCGGTGATGTAGTCGTAGCCCCACTTCCACTGGTAGCCGGTGACCTTCACGGTGAGGTCGGCGTTGGTGGTGTCCTTCTGCGCCACGAGCACCTTGGTGGCCGGCAGCGCCATGAGGATCACGATGATGAACGGAACGATGGTCCAGATCACTTCCACCGTGACCGACTCGTGGAAGTTGGCGGGCTTGGCGCCCTTGGACTTGCGGTGCTTCCAGATGGAATAGAACATCACCGCGAACACGCCCACGAAGATCAGCGTGCAGATGATGAGCATCATCCAGTGCAGGTAATGCTGCTCTTCGGCGATGCGCGTGACCGGAGGCGCGAGATTCAGCTGATTGACGGCAGGCCCGCCGGGGAGATCCTGCACGGCGTGCGCGGCACCACCCACCCATGCACCGCACAGCAGCAACAGGGAAGCCAGCGGGTTGGAAATGCTTTTCTTCATAGTTCTCACTTCTCAGCCTCA
The DNA window shown above is from Acidovorax sp. NCPPB 4044 and carries:
- the coxB gene encoding cytochrome c oxidase subunit II, yielding MKKSISNPLASLLLLCGAWVGGAAHAVQDLPGGPAVNQLNLAPPVTRIAEEQHYLHWMMLIICTLIFVGVFAVMFYSIWKHRKSKGAKPANFHESVTVEVIWTIVPFIIVILMALPATKVLVAQKDTTNADLTVKVTGYQWKWGYDYITGEGQGLAYISTLDSSHRRLSDSGKVANAPVDYLLKVDNPLVVPVGKKVRVITTANDVIHSFMVPAFGIKQDAIPGFVRDTWFRAEKVGDYYGQCAELCGKEHAYMPIHVKVLSAADYTQWVAGEKKKAAAKADDPNKVWTLPDILARGEKVYAANCAACHQANGKGAGPIKPLDGSAIVKDEDHAKQIQIVLKGAAGGAMPSWAQLSDTDIAAVVSYTKNAWSNKTGQIVQPSEIVAQRGK